In Hippoglossus hippoglossus isolate fHipHip1 chromosome 11, fHipHip1.pri, whole genome shotgun sequence, the sequence AACCCAAAGAGAACCTGATGCAGCCCAGTCACCAAGCTATCCTTCAGACCAAAAAGGGCATGTGGAATTTGTTTTCCAATAATGGAaaccagcccaagccccagcagccgtcgagctaccagcccaagccccagcagccgtcgagctaccagccgaagccccagcagccgtcgagttaccagccgaagccccagcagccgtcgagctaccagccgaagccccagcagccgtcgagctatcTGCCCAacccccagcagccgtcgagctacaagccccagcagccgtcgagctaccagccgaagccccagcagccgtcgagctaccagcccaagccccagcagccgtcgagctaccagcccaagccccagcagccgtcgagctaccagcccaagccccagcagccgtcgagctaccagcccaacccccagcagccgtcgagctacaagccccagcagccgtcgagctaccagccgaagccccagcagccgtcgagctaccagccgaagccccagcagccgtcgagctatcTGCCCAAGCCCCAGCAACCGTCGAGCCCATCTGATGAACTGGAGCCTGCTGGTGCTGGCAGTTATACTGATTATTATGGAAGGCAAGTAGATGGTAACAGTCAGGAAAGAAGTGTTTCTAGTTACAGGCCTGACCCAATAATTCCTTCAAAACCCAAAGAGAACCTGATGCAGCCAAGTCACCAAGCTATCCTTCAGACCAAAAAGGGCATGTGGAATTTGTTTTCCAATAATGGAAACGCATTTCAGTTAGGCGAAGTTTCAAGTCCTGGAATAATGACAGACTATGCGCCGTCGAGcgaccagcccaagccccagcagccgtcgagctaccagcccaagccccagcagccgtcgagctaccagcccaagccccagcagccgtcgagcgaccagccgaagccccagcagcgGTCGAGCTACaagccgaagccccagcagccgtcgagctacaagccccagcagccgtcgagctaccttccgaagccccagcagccgtcgagctacaagccccagcagccgtcgagctaccttccgaagccccagcagccgtcgagctacaagccccagcagccgtcgagctatctgcccaagccccagcagccgtcgagctaccttccgaagccccagcagccgtcaaGCTACctgcccaggccccagcagccgtcgagctacaagccccagcagccgtcgagctatctgcccaagccccagcagccgtcgagctacaagccccagcagccgtcgagctatctgcccaagccccagcagccgtcgagctacaagccccagcagccgtcgagctatctgcccaagccccagcagccgtcgagctatctgcccaagccccagcagccgtcgagctacaagccccagcagccgtcgagctatctgcccaagccccagcagccgtcgagctaccttccgaagccccagcagccgtcaagctacaagccccagcagccgtcgagctacctgcccaggccccagcagccatCGAGCTACcttccgaagccccagcagccgtcgagctatctgcccaggccccagcaactgtcgagctaccagcccaagccccagcaactgtcgagctaccagcccaagccccagcagccgtcgagctaccagcccaagccccagcagccgtcgagctaccagctcAAGCCCCAGCAGCTGTGGAgctacaagccccagcagccgtcgagctaccagctcaagccccagcagccgtcgagctaccagcagaagccccagcagccgtcgagctaccagcccaagccccagcagccgtcgagctaccagcccaagccccagcagccgtcgagctaccagcccaagccccagcagccgtcgagctaccagcccaagccccagcagccgtcgagctaccagcccaagccccagcagccgtcgagctaccagcccaagccccagcagccgtcgagctaccagcccaagccccagcagccgtcgagctaccagcccaagccccagcagccgtcgagctaccagcccaagccgcagcagccgtcgagctaccagcccaagccccagcagccgtcgagctaccagcccaagccccagaaGAAGCCTGGAACTCCAAGCACAGATTTCATGTGGGACTTTGCGCTTTCCCATGATGTCGCTTTTGACCCATATGAGGAGTTGCCCACTTACCCTGAAGTGAATGTTGGGCCTAGAAATTTCAGACCAACTTATATGGTGGCACCAAACCATCCTGGATGGCAGCAGCGAGTGGCACGTTAGTGACTTCATTGAGTTTGACTACATGTAAGTTCACTTCAGTGTTTACCTCTTTGCAAGTGAatgtaaatgacttgttttcttGCTAATGGTGTTTCTGTTCACAGGCGACTCTTCAGGAGACTCGGGCATCTTTgagaaattcaataaaatatttgaactaCACTTGCTGCCTATGACTGTTATTTGAGTGGTGCTAAACAATCTTGGGAAGAATTGTCTTGAATATGATCTAAACTGTTAGATTCTGAACACTGATGATCTTTGGTACAAGGCcaacattatgaaaacaaacttctaTACTAAACGTTCTCCTTATAGAAGTGAATTGTCTGAAAGTAACTAAACTTTAAGCAGTCAGTGACACATTCTTGTATTTACTGACACAACACCAAGTTAAACTTGAAGGAACATGTACCTCAAACATAACTGTACAGCTTAGCATTTTTCAAGTTTTCtactctgctgcagaaactaCTTCAGATTGGGTCTAAAACAAGCAGATGCCCAACTAGAGATGAGACGTTTTGCCAAGTGGGAGGTCGCACTGAGTCAAATTACAGAGGACGGACATCAAGAGTCTGAATCTCTGCAATGGACTGAAATTCAGACGAGGACTGATCCTGGATCAAGCTATTGATCTGCAGTATCTATAGCACAATACATGGCTTCTCAATATTCATATGCAAGAATACAATTGCATTCTGTGTTTGAACTCTGACCTTTCCCTCAGCTCCAAATTTAAATTGTCCACAACTTAAGAAACACCAGCTAgttcaaatcatttaaactaCTGTAGCTATGGAGCCTACTTTCAGTTACAGGGATCACATTGTGTGTGCAGAGTAAGACGGGTGCGTTGGAGGGTCCTGAGGTCAATGGATTTGTCTAAGACATGATGGAGCTGGCGAAGGTAAAACTACaagatgtttgaataaatatttagaACATTTACTTCAaagtatttaatgaaaataaaatgtcaaaggtaTTATGTGTAACTTGTTTTGCGTTGACCTCCGACCGCTcaccccctcttccctctccagCCCAGCATCAGTGGCACAGACCTGGACCAGTTCAGGAAAGCTGTGCTCGGCCACTGGGACATCAACGGAGACGGAAAGATCCAGAAGAACGAGCTGGCTCTCTGCCTCGGCCTGAAGCTCAGCTAACGTTCacagccttttctttctttcctccatctgtctgttacttcctctcctcttccctactcttcctcctcctcttttctttcctccatccgtctgttacttcctctcctctttcactcttcctcctttcttccccttcctcccagTGTATCTCCTTATTTTATGCCCATGAGCAAAGTATATTCcaacagttttatatatttttctgtattaaatacTTTAAGAGAAGTGATGAAGATAATAAATATCGATCGATGTCATAACCTTGAGTCCTGATGTGCAGCTGGTGACTTGTGATGCATGACGTGATTTTCCTTTGTGATGTGATTAACGTGAAGtggttaataaaatatatttattctttgtCACATATGTTGTTCTTCAAATTTAATGCTTTTAACTGAACACATCATCCGCTGAGATAAAGTTcatgaggaggaagctgctccgACACTGCACCTCATGAGTGTGACACACATTATCTACATGTGTCACATTGTAAATATCTATCATTCATATTGCTAATTTCTTTCATCTCTATATACTTTACACTGCTCtctatttgtattatttatgcaCAAACGCACCACAGCAAATCTCTATGTATGAACCTACTTGGCGATAAACCCAGATTGTGATGAGACTTGGTGCAGACTGGATGGAGCAGTTGGgtgttggtggaggtttgagctccaGAGTGAGGTTCTCATCTTCTTGTTGAAGCACCAGACTCTGTGTAAATACTGAATATATCCTTAAGGaagtttttattgcatttcaaaatataaagtcaCTCAAAGAGTTCAAACCTCTGCTGAGACGCAACGGTCTCCTTGTGAAAACacttaaattcactagatacacattttatttaaccttgttatttttcatcaagatccactaaatagtaaagtaaattaaataggGAAGggaaagtaaaaatacacaaattcaaaATGCTAAGATGTGAACAACCCCTGGAGTTTTCTTTTGAAGTTCCCTGTGTTCGTTGTTTTTAAGGAAAACTTCAACACAATACTTTGCATTATTTTCAGGCTCATATTCACAATCTGACCAGTTTTCAAGATTCTCCAGAGAAGCTGGATGTTGGAACTACTTTGTTAGTTCCACTGTTCTTATTGAAGAAATAGTCCGTATGACATATGACGACATGCTCTGTCCGAGCTTTGTGCGTCAGGAGATTCATTCATCGTCCTCCACAGACAAACTCCAACGCaacatctgaaatgtttcagttgCAGCAGAAATCCCAGAGGTGGAGGAATCGAGCCTCATCACGACCCTTGAAACAGGCGGATGAAGCCACTTCAGAGATCTTTCTGCTGAGGCTTCAAACCTGAGTCCAATCATCTCATCAGTGTTCATGCAGCTCAGGCTCCTGCAGATAAAAGCACTGCGCTGGCTGCAGGCGTCAGAAAGCTGAATCGgaagtttctttttctgttgtttgatgtCAAGCAGCACAAGTTGTGTTGGTTGTTTGGCTTCAGCTTTCAGAAATGGCTTCTGGACTTTGTGTGAGGTACGATCAGTTTGTTTTGATAAGTCTTGAAAGTTCATTGTCTGTACCAAGTTGGTTTTCTTTAGTTCACATGTGAAATGATCTGCTTCCCAGGGTGCTCTTGCTCTCACTCTTAGCCTTTGGGCCACATGCTGAGGGTAAGTGAATTATTCTACACAAACCTCAGGTCCAGTTCTGGTTATTTCTTATATACTGACATGTTGTATCTCTCCAGCTCTGAGCTACAGAAGTGGAGGCTCCAGTGGAGTTACACCGTACTTTAAGTCACCCAGTGCTTTGCTCGGAGACCAAAATCCAGGTTTAGCCTCTTCCAGTTACGAGAGCTCTGCACAGGCTGATGGATCTCAAGGTGGCTCTGGACCCAGTTACCCTGAAGGTGGCTCATCTGATGAACTGGAGCCTGCTGGTGCTGGCAGTTATACTGGTTATTATGGAAGGCAAGTAGATGGTAACAATCAGGAAAGAAGTGTTTCTAGTTACAGGCCTGACCCAATAATTCCTTCAAAACCCAAAGAGAACCCGATGCAGCCCAGTCACCAAGCTAACCTTCAGACCAAAAAGGGCATGTGGAATTTATTTCCCAATAATGGAAACGCATTTCAGTTAGGCACAGTTTCAAGTTCTGGAATAATGATGGAATATGCGCCGTCGAGcgaccagcccaagccccagcagccgtcgagctaccagcccaagccccagcagccgtcgagctaccagcccagaccccagcagccgtcgagctaccagcccagaccccagcagccgtcgagctaccagcccaggccccagcagccgtcgagctaccagcccaagccccagcagccgtcgagctaccagccccagcagccgtcgagctaccagccccagcagccgtcgagctaccagccccagcagccgtcgagctaccagccccagcagccgtcgagctaccagcccaagccccagcagccgtcgagctaccagccccagcagccgtcgagctaccagccccagccccagcagccgtcgagctaccagcccaagccccagcagccgtcgagctaccagcccaagccccagcagccgtcgagctaccagccgaagccccagcagccgtcgagctaccagccgaagccccagcagccgtcgagctacaagccgaagccccagcagccgtcgagctacaatccccagcagccgtcgagctatctgcccaagccccagcagccgtcgagctacaagccccagcagccgtcgagctaccttccgaagccccagcagccgtcaagctacaagccccagcagccgtcgagctacctgcccaggccccagcagccatcgagctaccagcccaagccccagcagccgtcgagctacctgcccaggccccagcagccatCGAGCTACCAGctcaagccccagcagccgtcgagctacctgcccaggccccagcagccgtcgagctaccagcccaagccccagcagccgtcgagctacctgcccaggccccagcagccatCGAGCTACCAGctcaagccccagcagccgtcgacctaccagcccaggccccagcagccatcgagctaccagcccaagccccagcagccgtcgagctaccagcccaagccccagcagccgtcgagctaccagcccaagccccagcagccgtcgagctaccagcccaagccccagcagccgtcgagctaccagcccaagccgcagcagccgtcgagctaccagcccaagccccagcagccgtcgagctaccagcccaagccccagaaGAAGTCTGGAACTCCAAGCACAGATGACATGTGGGACTTTGCTCTTTCCCATGATGTCGCTTTTGACCCATATGAGGAGTTGCCCACTTACCCTGAAGTGAATGTTGGGCCTAGAAATTTCAGACCAACTTATATGGTGGCACCAAACCATCCTGGATGGCAGCAGCGAGTGGCACGTTAGTGACTTCATTGAGTTTGACTACATGTAAGTTCACTTCAGTGTTTACCTCTTTGCAAGTGAatgtaaatgacttgttttcttGCTAATGGTGTTTCTGTTCACAGGCGACTCTTCAGGAGACTCGGGCATCTTTgagaaattcaataaaatatttgaactaCACTTGCTGCCTATGACTGTTATTTGAGTGGTGCTAAACAATCTTGGGAAGAATTGTCTTGAATATGATCTAAACTGTTAGATTCTGAACACTGATGATCTTTGGTACAAGGCcaacattatgaaaacaaacttctaTACTAAACGTTCTCCTTATAGAAGTGAATTGTCTGGAAGTAACTAAACTTTAAGCAGTCAGTGACACATTCTTGTATTTACTGACACAACACCAAGTTAAACTTGAAGGACCATGTACCTCAAACATAACTGTACAGCTTAGCATTTTTCAAGTTTTCtactctgctgcagaaactaCTTCAGATTGGGTCTAAAACAAGCAGATGCCCAACTAGAGATGAGATGTTTTGCCAAGTGGGAGGTCGCACTGAGTCAAATTACAGAGGACGGACATCAAGAGTCTGAATCT encodes:
- the LOC117771059 gene encoding adhesive plaque matrix protein-like, with the translated sequence MASGLCVRVLLLSLLAFGPHAEALSYRSGGSSGVTPYFKSPSALLGDQNPGLASSSYESSAQADGSQGGSGPSYPEGGSSDELEPAGAGSYTGYYGRQVDGNNQERSVSSYRPDPIIPSKPKENPMQPSHQANLQTKKGMWNLFPNNGNAFQLGTVSSSGIMMEYAPSSDQPKPQQPSSYQPKPQQPSSYQPRPQQPSSYQPRPQQPSSYQPRPQQPSSYQPKPQQPSSYQPQQPSSGTPSTDDMWDFALSHDVAFDPYEELPTYPEVNVGPRNFRPTYMVAPNHPGWQQRVAR